A window from Psychrobium sp. MM17-31 encodes these proteins:
- a CDS encoding UPF0149 family protein, producing MSQNSNQNVSWQQLSSVLTASELGATPSECHGIICGLICGGINVEDNSWSGAFNDLMNDGLALPPELKKLLKELFDDAVNQFIGGDYQLKLLLNDDNQPLSAVAVSLTQWAESFMAGFAIGNESKKKLSKDVTEALGDLGQISQLDTDVEDDEESQRAFEEIAEYVRVSAMLCFSELGQKPAPADDKKNLH from the coding sequence ATGAGCCAAAATTCAAATCAAAACGTATCGTGGCAGCAACTTTCAAGTGTTTTAACGGCTAGTGAACTTGGCGCTACACCAAGTGAATGTCACGGCATTATTTGTGGCTTGATTTGTGGCGGTATTAACGTTGAAGATAATTCGTGGTCTGGTGCCTTTAACGACTTAATGAACGACGGCTTGGCATTGCCACCGGAGCTTAAAAAATTACTCAAAGAGCTGTTTGATGATGCTGTTAACCAATTTATTGGTGGCGACTATCAATTAAAGCTACTGCTCAATGATGATAATCAGCCGTTAAGTGCGGTAGCTGTGTCACTTACACAATGGGCGGAAAGTTTTATGGCTGGTTTTGCTATCGGCAATGAAAGCAAGAAAAAGCTTAGTAAAGATGTAACCGAAGCATTGGGTGACTTAGGACAAATTAGCCAGCTAGATACCGATGTTGAAGATGATGAAGAGTCGCAACGCGCCTTTGAAGAAATTGCTGAATACGTGCGTGTTAGTGCGATGTTGTGTTTCTCTGAGCTTGGCCAAAAGCCTGCCCCAGCAGACGATAAGAAGAATTTACACTAA
- a CDS encoding transporter substrate-binding domain-containing protein has translation MKFLLGIALFFSIASSANAESTEKCELKVGWMERPSYQYKKRSGQPTGFDIEYVKLIGKELGCEVNFRYIPWMRQIKELADGKLDLLLGTVPSGADLGVYVLTDVYRKDPMGFYRLKSNPSVGELKSLTEVVRAGFRFGFNFHDIRTPEMEKLRVSPGADGKVMTQKNAKGLLRNLNQKHIDGVILHSAEVDYLKSINDPLVKDIVLVPHLSFHKSVAMVSATTADRGLEIVNKVNSAIKVLKENGSQEKLVKKFAPSHALIK, from the coding sequence ATGAAATTTTTATTAGGTATTGCTTTATTTTTTTCAATCGCATCAAGTGCCAACGCTGAATCAACTGAAAAGTGTGAGCTTAAAGTTGGTTGGATGGAAAGGCCAAGCTATCAATACAAGAAGCGTTCTGGCCAACCTACAGGATTCGATATTGAATACGTTAAGCTAATTGGTAAAGAACTCGGCTGTGAAGTTAATTTCAGATATATACCATGGATGCGTCAGATTAAGGAACTCGCTGACGGTAAGCTCGATTTGCTACTTGGTACTGTTCCAAGCGGTGCTGATTTAGGAGTTTACGTTTTAACCGATGTTTATCGAAAAGATCCCATGGGCTTTTACCGCTTAAAATCAAATCCAAGTGTTGGAGAACTAAAATCGCTGACAGAGGTTGTTAGAGCAGGATTCCGATTTGGGTTTAATTTTCACGATATCAGAACACCTGAGATGGAAAAACTTCGCGTATCTCCGGGAGCCGATGGCAAAGTAATGACGCAAAAAAATGCCAAAGGATTGTTGCGAAATTTGAATCAGAAGCACATTGATGGCGTGATTTTACACTCTGCAGAAGTGGATTATTTAAAATCGATTAACGACCCTTTAGTGAAAGACATCGTGCTAGTTCCTCATCTTTCATTTCACAAATCTGTCGCTATGGTGAGTGCAACGACTGCCGATCGCGGTTTAGAAATCGTCAATAAAGTAAATAGCGCGATTAAAGTTTTAAAAGAAAATGGCAGTCAGGAAAAATTAGTTAAAAAATTCGCACCGAGTCACGCATTGATAAAGTAG
- a CDS encoding transporter substrate-binding domain-containing protein, whose translation MAEAQAQEKCAISAGWMERPSYQYAKRNGKPDGFDIAYMKALAKELNCSIVFKKMPWFRQDKEMVAGRLDFLLGALPSGETPELIRVSSEYRQDPIGFYVHKSDVHKIENKSITQLLDDGFMLGTIAHDTHSPEVLNLIKKPRYKARIFPVESTKALLRNFKRKMLGAIMLHAAEVDYMRQKKDPFVKDLVLIPQLSFTRPAHLILGRDSSLGADYIHTVNQGIAALNEKQIPQKLIQKYVPSHQVINIKGGE comes from the coding sequence ATGGCTGAGGCTCAGGCGCAAGAAAAATGTGCAATATCAGCAGGGTGGATGGAACGTCCTAGCTATCAATACGCTAAAAGAAACGGGAAACCTGATGGCTTTGATATCGCCTACATGAAGGCCTTAGCCAAAGAACTGAATTGCTCAATCGTTTTCAAGAAAATGCCATGGTTTAGACAAGACAAAGAGATGGTAGCTGGTCGACTTGATTTTTTGTTGGGAGCATTACCTAGTGGTGAAACGCCTGAATTAATCAGAGTAAGCTCGGAATATCGGCAAGACCCAATTGGATTCTATGTCCATAAAAGTGATGTGCATAAGATCGAGAATAAATCTATTACTCAGCTGTTAGACGACGGTTTTATGCTGGGCACAATCGCACATGATACTCATAGTCCAGAGGTCTTAAATCTTATAAAAAAACCGAGATATAAAGCAAGAATTTTTCCTGTTGAATCCACCAAAGCATTACTTAGAAATTTTAAGCGAAAAATGCTTGGCGCGATTATGCTTCACGCCGCGGAAGTTGACTACATGAGGCAAAAAAAGGATCCCTTCGTCAAAGATCTTGTGCTTATTCCACAGTTGTCTTTTACTCGACCAGCGCATCTCATTCTTGGACGAGACTCTTCGTTAGGCGCTGATTACATACACACTGTTAATCAAGGTATCGCTGCGTTAAATGAAAAACAGATACCACAAAAGTTAATTCAAAAATATGTACCCAGTCATCAGGTAATCAATATCAAAGGCGGGGAATAA
- a CDS encoding tetratricopeptide repeat protein yields the protein MKYQLGQFELDTTARTINNGEQAQTIRPKTLECLLYLAQRPDEIISKQQLLDDLWSDVTVDEGVIFQSITEIRKLFGDSKIILNYPKRGYQFTQPLTQVSSNKPVINAKTKLITISCVLVLIALLLTWPLIQPQQISTPVAKQQVVILPVTSHVNYTDNSWAGTNGRQTIINNLAPNVVNSVNLFDTKKLANQLRPSNTSAQQNAQVNIDAIRQHSQATLVVETQVYGGVNNYSLIYKLHGENSTQHGAIFDITTDGVFAQLADKIHQWTEQYPHQNTTTAQDDFNNQLLSKAIVNYESDWQSSISFFETYLTLNPDSVNARIQLSRLYLWQQRVEDAIATINLAKTKDIRQLALIALVQGQISNQQQNWIAAVEHFNNALAQLDNFPDWSLKADILQHQATSYSKLNQYENALKVLEQALTLHQVANAAIGINSVRLQQARTHYQLGNYKQAKATLNIAQQAINEQKLDFLRTSLQQTQDFIREK from the coding sequence ATGAAATATCAATTAGGACAATTTGAATTAGACACAACTGCACGCACGATAAATAATGGTGAGCAAGCGCAAACGATTCGTCCTAAGACACTAGAATGCCTGCTTTATTTAGCACAGCGCCCCGATGAAATTATTAGTAAACAACAATTACTCGACGATTTATGGTCAGATGTTACTGTCGATGAGGGCGTAATTTTTCAATCGATTACAGAAATCAGAAAACTGTTTGGTGATTCTAAAATCATTTTGAATTATCCCAAACGAGGTTATCAATTTACCCAACCGCTAACTCAAGTAAGCAGTAATAAGCCTGTCATCAATGCTAAAACTAAGCTAATAACCATTAGCTGTGTATTGGTATTGATTGCGCTATTGCTAACATGGCCACTCATACAGCCACAACAAATCTCAACTCCAGTGGCAAAACAACAGGTTGTAATATTGCCAGTTACCAGTCACGTCAACTATACCGACAATTCTTGGGCTGGGACTAACGGCAGGCAGACAATTATCAACAACCTTGCTCCTAATGTCGTTAATAGCGTTAACCTATTTGATACAAAAAAGCTCGCTAATCAATTGCGCCCCTCCAACACTAGCGCCCAACAAAACGCTCAAGTAAATATTGATGCTATTCGCCAGCACTCACAAGCCACGCTAGTGGTTGAAACTCAGGTCTATGGCGGCGTTAATAATTACAGCCTGATTTACAAATTGCACGGTGAAAACAGCACTCAACACGGTGCTATTTTCGACATTACAACTGATGGTGTCTTCGCGCAGTTAGCCGATAAAATTCATCAATGGACCGAGCAATATCCACATCAAAACACAACTACGGCGCAAGATGATTTCAATAATCAATTGCTATCGAAGGCGATAGTCAATTATGAATCTGATTGGCAAAGCTCCATTAGCTTTTTCGAAACCTATCTAACGTTAAATCCCGACTCTGTTAACGCCCGTATTCAACTGAGTCGTCTTTATCTATGGCAACAGCGAGTAGAAGATGCAATCGCAACCATTAACTTGGCAAAAACCAAAGATATTAGACAGCTAGCTCTTATTGCTCTTGTTCAAGGCCAAATAAGTAACCAACAGCAAAACTGGATCGCAGCGGTAGAGCATTTCAACAATGCGCTAGCTCAACTGGATAATTTTCCCGATTGGTCGCTAAAGGCGGATATCTTGCAACACCAAGCCACTAGCTATAGCAAACTCAACCAATATGAAAATGCCTTAAAAGTGCTCGAACAAGCACTCACCCTCCATCAAGTCGCCAATGCTGCTATTGGTATTAATTCAGTTCGATTACAACAAGCGCGTACCCATTATCAACTAGGGAATTATAAGCAAGCAAAGGCGACGCTAAATATTGCTCAACAAGCGATTAACGAGCAAAAACTCGACTTTTTACGCACTTCTCTACAGCAGACACAAGACTTTATTCGAGAAAAATAA